One window of the Chanos chanos chromosome 11, fChaCha1.1, whole genome shotgun sequence genome contains the following:
- the dnaja1 gene encoding dnaJ homolog subfamily A member 1 isoform X1 has protein sequence MVKETGYYDLLGVKPGASAEELKKAYRKLALKYHPDKNPTEGEKFKQISQAYEVLSDSQKRELYDRGGEKAIKEGGSGGGGGGMFDSPMDIFDIFFGGGGGRMHRERRGKNVVHQLPVSLEDLYNGVTRKLAVQKNVICEKCEGRGCRRGVVEVCVACGGMGVQVRICQLGRGMVQQVSTVCGNCGGQGQRLSHKDRCKACAGRKILRQKKILEVHIDKGMRDGQKIVFHGEGDQEPGLEPGDIVIILDQRDHPVFTRRGQDLVMSMELQLVESLCGFRKPVQTLDNRTLLVTSPPGELVRPGDVKCVLNEGMPEYRRPFEKGRLIIHFSVAFPEPNFLSVPKLKQLERLLPDKREAGEPDGMDDDLYIYADLEDFDPAHQRRQRCYYMEEDEDDFHTGSGVQCQTS, from the exons ATGGTGAAAGAAACGGGTTATTACGACCTGTTGGGTGTGAAGCCCGGCGCCAGCGCCGAGGAGCTGAAGAAGGCTTATCGTAAACTGGCCTTGAAGTATCACCCGGACAAAAACccaacagagggagagaag ttTAAACAGATCTCCCAGGCATACGAGGTGTTGTCAGACTCCCAGAAGAGGGAGCTCTATGACCGCGGTGGGGAGAAGGCCATTAAAGAGGGGGGCagtggagggggaggagggggcatGTTTGACTCCCCCATGGACATATTTGACATCTTCTTtggcggaggaggaggacgcATGCATAGGGAGAGGAGAG ggaAAAATGTGGTTCACCAGCTGCCAGTGTCATTGGAGGATCTGTATAACGGAGTAACGAGAAAATTGGCCGTACAGAAGAATGTGATCTGTGAGAAATGTGAAG GTCGCGGGTGCCGTCGGGGCGTGGTCGaggtgtgtgtggcgtgtggtGGCATGGGTGTACAGGTGCGTATCTGTCAGCTGGGGCGCGGCATGGTCCAGCAGGTGTCCACCGTGTGTGGAAACTGCGGAGGACAGGGGCAACGGCTCAGCCACAAGGACCGCTGCAAAGCCTGCGCCGGACGCAAGATACTCCGCCAGAAAAAAATCCTGGAGGTCCACATCGACAAAG GAATGAGAGACGGACAGAAGATTGTTTTTCATGGGGAGGGCGATCAGGAGCCCGGCCTGGAACCTGGTGATATTGTCATCATATTAGACCAGAGAGATCACCCAGTCTTCACCAG gcgGGGACAGGACTTAGTGATGTCAATGGAGCTGCAGTTGGTGGAATCTCTGTGCGGATTCAGGAAACCTGTGCAGACTCTGGACAACAGAACACTACTGGTCACCTCACccccag GTGAGCTGGTGAGACCAGGAGACGTGAAATGTGTGTTAAATGAGGGGATGCCGGAGTATCGCAGACCGTTTGAGAAAGGACGACTCATTATCCACTTCTCt GTGGCGTTCCCGGAGCCGAATTTCCTCAGCGTTCCGAAGCTGAAGCAGCTGGAGCGTTTGCTGCCCGATAAACGGGAGGCCGGCGAGCCGGACGGGATGGACGACGACCTTTACATCTACGCTGACCTGGAGGACTTTGACCCCGCCCACCAGCGCCGCCAGCGCTGTTACTACATGGAGGAAGACGAGGATGACTTCCACACTGGCTCAGGAGTACAGTGTCAAACCTCCTGA
- the dnaja1 gene encoding dnaJ homolog subfamily A member 1 isoform X2, translating to MVKETGYYDLLGVKPGASAEELKKAYRKLALKYHPDKNPTEGEKFKQISQAYEVLSDSQKRELYDRGGEKAIKEGGSGGGGGGMFDSPMDIFDIFFGGGGGRMHRERRGKNVVHQLPVSLEDLYNGVTRKLAVQKNVICEKCEGRGCRRGVVEVCVACGGMGVQVRICQLGRGMVQQVSTVCGNCGGQGQRLSHKDRCKACAGRKILRQKKILEVHIDKAESQRRNISVH from the exons ATGGTGAAAGAAACGGGTTATTACGACCTGTTGGGTGTGAAGCCCGGCGCCAGCGCCGAGGAGCTGAAGAAGGCTTATCGTAAACTGGCCTTGAAGTATCACCCGGACAAAAACccaacagagggagagaag ttTAAACAGATCTCCCAGGCATACGAGGTGTTGTCAGACTCCCAGAAGAGGGAGCTCTATGACCGCGGTGGGGAGAAGGCCATTAAAGAGGGGGGCagtggagggggaggagggggcatGTTTGACTCCCCCATGGACATATTTGACATCTTCTTtggcggaggaggaggacgcATGCATAGGGAGAGGAGAG ggaAAAATGTGGTTCACCAGCTGCCAGTGTCATTGGAGGATCTGTATAACGGAGTAACGAGAAAATTGGCCGTACAGAAGAATGTGATCTGTGAGAAATGTGAAG GTCGCGGGTGCCGTCGGGGCGTGGTCGaggtgtgtgtggcgtgtggtGGCATGGGTGTACAGGTGCGTATCTGTCAGCTGGGGCGCGGCATGGTCCAGCAGGTGTCCACCGTGTGTGGAAACTGCGGAGGACAGGGGCAACGGCTCAGCCACAAGGACCGCTGCAAAGCCTGCGCCGGACGCAAGATACTCCGCCAGAAAAAAATCCTGGAGGTCCACATCGACAAAG CAGAGTCTCAGCGTCGTAACATCAGTGTGCATTAG
- the aptx gene encoding aprataxin, which yields MLRVLCGTVSTVTYRYKTVQHQLPRASRSSVCSKMPSCWLIREDGTHAPLLLHHLKTLVLGRGPETKIKDQKCSREQVELRADCNKGYVTVKQLGVNPSSVDSVTVGKGNQVTVRPGQRLHMVNQLYAYTVKFSEDTIAPKASKHRSEINQRSKRPLSEVEEDTAEPAPPHKDPAPPHKDPALHQNATVNSASPPKKAAPTSDKPQPAGHWSQGLKVSMQDPKMQVYKDERVVVIRDKYPKARYHWLVLPWQSVSSLKVLQAEHRDLLQHMQHVGEQMIQKCPDAARLKFRLGYHAIPSMSHIHLHVISQDFDSPCLKNKKHWNSFTTDYFINSEDVIRMLETEGRVSVREGTEELLKQPLRCHICHREQNTIPQLKQHLTTHLHTPTH from the exons ATGTTGCGAGTCCTTTGTGGTACTGTCAGCACTGTTACATACCGCTACAAGACAGTACAGCATCAGCTTCCGAGG GCGTCTCGCTCCTCTGTTTGCAGTAAAATGCCTTCTTGCTGGCTCATCAGAGAGGATGGAACGCACGCGCCTCTCCTGCTCCATCACCTTAAGACGCTGGTTCTCGGTCGAGGTCCCGAAACTAAAATTAAGGACCAGAAATGTTCTAGAGAGCAAG TGGAGCTACGGGCTGACTGCAACAAAGGGTACGTCACCgtaaaacag TTAGGGGTCAACCCAAGCAGTGTGGACAGCGTGACTGTGGGCAAAGGCAACCAG gtCACAGTAAGGCCGGGCCAGAGACTCCACATGGTCAACCAGCTCTACGCATACACCGTAAAGTTCAGCGAAGACACCATCGCACCTAAAGCTTCCAAACACAGGTCAGAGATCAATCAGCGCTCCAAACGACCCCTCTCTGAAGTGGAGGAGGACACAGCAGAACCAGCACCTCCTCACAAAGACCCAGCGCCTCCTCACAAAGACCCAGCACTGCACCAGAATGCCACAGTAAACAGTGCCTCCCCACCAAAAAAAGCCGCCCCCACCTCAGACAAGCCG caaccagCAGGCCACTGGAGTCAAGGATTGAAAGTGTCGATGCAGGACCCTAAAATGCAG GTATATAAAGACGAGAGGGTGGTGGTGATTAGGGATAAGTACCCGAAGGCCCGGTACCACTGGCTGGTTCTGCCCTGGCAGTCCGTGTCCAGTCTGAAGGTTCTGCAGGCCGAACACCGGGACCTCCTCCAGCACATGCAGCATGTCGGAGAGCAGATGATCCAGAAATGTCCAGACGCAGCACGCCTCAAATTTCGCCTGGGATACCACGCCATTCCCAGCATGAG CCACATTCACCTGCATGTGATCAGTCAGGACTTTGACTCGCcgtgtctgaaaaacaaaaaacactggaaTTCCTTCACCACAGACTATTTCATCAACTCTGAGG ATGTCATAAGGAtgctggagacagaggggagggtGTCGGTGAGGGAGGGGACAGAGGAACTTCTCAAACAGCCGCTACGCTGTCACatctgtcacagagaacagaacaccATCCCGCAACTCAAACAACACCTGacaacacacctacacacacccacacac